A section of the Streptomyces xinghaiensis S187 genome encodes:
- a CDS encoding GNAT family N-acetyltransferase, protein MPRLQLLRPDHASAVLGFERENRAFFAAAVPDRGDAYFAHFDARHRALLEEQAAGVCFFHVLVDDDGEVLGRVNLVDAATDGSAELGYRIAERATGRGLATAAVREVCTLAATEYGLTTLHAATTLDNAGSRAVLARTGFTAICETELDGRPGLRFLRDLRDLRDLRDPDGLRP, encoded by the coding sequence ATGCCGCGGCTCCAGCTTCTCCGTCCCGATCACGCCTCCGCCGTCCTCGGGTTCGAACGGGAGAACCGGGCCTTCTTCGCCGCCGCCGTCCCCGACCGCGGCGACGCCTACTTCGCGCACTTCGACGCCCGCCACCGCGCACTCCTGGAGGAGCAGGCCGCGGGCGTCTGCTTCTTCCACGTCCTGGTGGACGACGACGGTGAGGTACTGGGCCGCGTCAACCTGGTCGACGCGGCAACGGACGGTTCGGCGGAGCTCGGCTACCGCATCGCCGAGCGGGCCACCGGACGGGGCCTGGCCACGGCAGCCGTCCGCGAGGTGTGCACTCTCGCGGCCACGGAGTACGGCCTGACGACGCTGCACGCCGCGACCACCCTCGACAACGCGGGCTCCCGGGCCGTACTGGCCCGCACGGGCTTCACCGCAATCTGCGAAACGGAACTGGACGGCCGCCCGGGTCTCCGCTTCTTGCGCGACTTGCGCGACCTGCGCGACCTGCGCGACCCGGACGGCCTGCGGCCGTGA